A window from Bos indicus isolate NIAB-ARS_2022 breed Sahiwal x Tharparkar chromosome 1, NIAB-ARS_B.indTharparkar_mat_pri_1.0, whole genome shotgun sequence encodes these proteins:
- the MUC4 gene encoding mucin-4 isoform X2: protein MTTGPEKQSTLPPSTTSTGKTSASSQNHQTPSMKTTRGTQTTTITAVRTSTLSSSTRALKSTEDTSQRTSPSGTTITSFPPYVRHTPTVTSKIWRTKTSADTTVGNPRNTSPTLLRHIHPVSTVSITTGPEKQSTLPPSTTSTGKTSMSPQNRQTPSMKTTSGIQTTTITAVRTSTVSSSTHAHRSREGTSQRTPPSGTTTTSFPPHVRQTPTVTSKIWRTKTSADTTVGNPRNTSPTLPRHIHPVSTVSMTTGPEKQSTLPPSTTSTGKTSASSQNHQTPSMKTTRGTQTTTITAVRTSTVSSSTHALKSTEDTSQRTSPSGTTITSFPPYVRYTPTVTSKIWRTKTSADITVGNPRNTSPTLPRHIHPVSTVSMTTGSEKQSTLPPFTTSTGKTSMSPQNHQTPSMKTTSGTQTTTITAVRTSTVSSSTHAHRSREGTSQRTPPSGTTTTSFPPYVRHTPTVTSKIWRTKTSADTTVGNPRNTSPTLPRHIHPVSTVSMTTGPEKQSTLPPSTTSTGKTSASSQNHQTPSMKTTRGTQTTTITAVRTSTLSSSTRALKSTEDTSQRTPPSGTTTTSFPPYVRHTPTVTSKIWRTKTSADTTVGNPRNTSPTLPRHIHPVSTVSMTTGPEKQSTLPPSTTSTGKTSASSQNHQTPSMKTTRGTQTTTITAVRTSTLSSSTRALKSTEDTSQRTSPSGTTITSFPPYVRHTPTVTSKIWRTKTSADTTVGNPRNTSPTLPRHIHPVSTVSMTTGPEKQSTLPPSTTSTGKTSASSQNHQTPSMKTTSGTQTTTITAVRTSTVSSSTHAHRSTEGTSQRTSPSAPDPAVTWSSATRFTSHPTPLSVTSTSPTVTGSTMKAETSGVLLFPYGPSAGDQEFVRRTVDFTSPLFKPQIGFPLGSLLWDSLYFTDNGQIIFPKSDYQIFSYPNPPLRGFSDWDSVAMVAPFWDDADFSSSRGTIFYQEYETLYDDYNTLVQKVESSINTLTKTGNYKARWTLKITWVHVPAYPAQVTIGTNTYQAILSTDGSRSYALFLYQSGGMQWTVTGRPGNPVLMGFSSGDGYFKNSQLTFHPVWEKYRPDQFLDSNSGLRGLQIYKLHREEKPNYRLRCLQWLKRQPQWPSWGWNQISCPCSWNQGVLDLRFQSISRGSRQLCSFSSWRGGVCCRYGPWGELLQGWRVQSPWQLDQELELQNWCCHFNSNPSFCALYQLRRPPVSCTGYQPSSLAWMVGDPHITTLDGVNYTFNGLGDFLLVRTQDRNSSFLLQGRTAQTRSANATNFIGFAAEYRSSSLHPITVQWLLKPNNTIHVQLNNQTIAFETNGEDTKDQEIFNSSGVIMTHHGSTVSASFDGAVAISVLAISNILHISCSLSKGYQNHTEGLMGFWNGNPDDDFRMPNGSTIPKRSSEEMLFHYGMTWKINGTSLFGKRDDNLPSSFTPVFLSQLLRNTSLNKNLTSSCHGDDQCIFDVLATGSEKLGNDTRAIFRIYQQMNTTLNRYPPSIKGPDVIKAYMGQTTVVNYTSDAKDITFTLRENCTDFKLFENGTLLWTPKLLEPFTLEILASSDQGSLSSVLKPRTVVCECKAESQCLYNQTSWVNNSSLEAADCKCDGNTFGRYCNYSKDPCDEQCFPNVKCISGKGCEACPPHLTGDGRHCASLEKPFLCQNKSCPEDYCYNNGFCSVSHTLGCQPVCTCPSAFTDARCFLAGNNFTPTVHQELPLRIIQLSLTEDENASQADVNASVAYRLKNLELWAFLWNRQVDQTKPSTAPASGSSLHHWNIISEFQYRPEGPVIDFLNNRLLDAVVKAFLPPAPQMRAKRSGGPRNNVAFHSISRKDVNSVMALNVSMLATYLQCNGYKDYHLVYSPQGGFTCVSPCSQGYCKHGGQCQHLPDGPRCSCVPFSIYTPWGKRCEQLSMKLGAFFGILFGTLGAILLLGVAVFVILRFWGSRARLSYRLGPRAEASPRTRTRAAMA, encoded by the exons ATGACAACTGGACCAGAGAAACAATCAACTTTACCCCCTTCCACCACTTCTACTGGGAAAACATCAGCATCTTCTCAGAACCACCAGACTCCGAGCATGAAGACCACCAGAGGAAcacaaaccaccaccatcacagcaGTGAGAACATCAACTCTCTCATCATCGACACGTGCACTCAAATCTACAGAAGACACTTCCCAGAGGACATCTCCTTCAGGTACAACAATCACTTCATTCCCACCCTATGTGAGGCATACACCTACAGTAACATCAAAAATATGGAGAACAAAAACCTCAGCAGATACCACTGTAGGAAACCCGAGGAACACATCACCAACTCTACTGAGACATATCCATCCGGTCTCCACAGTGTCGATTACAACTGGACCAGAGAAACAATCAACTTTACCCCCTTCCACCACTTCTACTGGGAAAACATCAATGTCTCCTCAGAACCGCCAGACTCCAAGCATGAAAACCACCAGTGGAAttcaaaccaccaccatcacagctGTGAGAACATCAACTGTCTCATCAtcaacacatgcacacagatcTAGAGAAGGCACTTCCCAGAGGACACCTCCTTCAGGTACAACAACCACTTCATTCCCACCCCATGTGAGGCAAACACCTACAGTAACATCAAAAATATGGAGAACAAAAACCTCAGCAGACACCACTGTAGGAAACCCGAGGAACACATCACCAACTCTACCGAGACATATCCATCCGGTCTCCACAGTGTCAATGACAACTGGACCAGAGAAACAATCAACTTTACCCCCTTCCACCACTTCTACTGGGAAAACATCAGCATCTTCTCAGAACCACCAGACTCCGAGCATGAAGACCACCAGAGGAACACAAACCACCACTATCACAGCAGTGAGAACATCAACTGTCTCATCATCGACACATGCACTCAAATCTACAGAAGACACTTCCCAGAGGACATCTCCTTCAGGTACAACAATCACTTCATTCCCACCCTATGTGAGGTATACACCTACAGTAACATCAAAAATATGGAGAACAAAAACCTCAGCAGACATCACTGTAGGAAACCCGAGGAACACATCACCAACTCTACCGAGACATATCCATCCGGTCTCCACAGTGTCAATGACAACTGGATCAGAGAAACAATCAACCTTACCCCCTTTCACCACTTCTACTGGGAAAACATCAATGTCTCCTCAGAACCACCAGACTCCAAGCATGAAAACCACCAGTGGAACtcaaaccaccaccatcaccgctGTGAGAACATCAACTGTCTCATCAtcaacacatgcacacagatcTAGAGAAGGCACTTCCCAGAGGACACCTCCTTCAGGTACAACAACCACTTCATTCCCACCCTATGTGAGGCATACACCTACAGTAACATCAAAAATATGGAGAACAAAAACCTCAGCAGACACCACTGTAGGAAACCCGAGGAACACATCACCAACTCTACCGAGACATATCCATCCAGTCTCCACAGTGTCAATGACAACTGGACCAGAGAAACAATCAACTTTACCCCCTTCCACCACTTCTACTGGGAAAACATCAGCATCTTCTCAGAACCACCAGACTCCGAGCATGAAGACCACCAGAGGAACACAAACCACCACTATCACAGCAGTGAGAACATCAACTCTCTCATCATCGACACGTGCACTCAAATCTACAGAAGACACTTCCCAGAGGACACCTCCTTCAGGTACAACAACCACTTCATTCCCACCCTATGTGAGGCATACACCTACAGTAACATCAAAAATATGGAGAACAAAAACCTCAGCAGACACCACTGTAGGAAACCCGAGGAACACATCACCAACTCTACCGAGACATATCCATCCAGTCTCCACAGTGTCAATGACAACTGGACCAGAGAAACAATCAACTTTACCCCCTTCCACCACTTCTACTGGGAAAACATCAGCATCTTCTCAGAACCACCAGACTCCGAGCATGAAGACCACCAGAGGAACACAAACCACCACTATCACAGCAGTGAGAACATCAACTCTCTCATCATCGACACGTGCACTCAAATCTACAGAAGACACTTCCCAGAGGACATCTCCTTCAGGTACAACAATCACTTCATTCCCACCCTATGTGAGGCATACACCTACAGTAACATCAAAAATATGGAGAACAAAAACCTCAGCAGATACCACTGTAGGAAACCCGAGGAACACATCACCAACTCTACCGAGACATATCCATCCAGTCTCCACAGTGTCAATGACAACTGGACCAGAGAAACAATCAACTTTACCACCTTCCACCACTTCTACTGGGAAAACATCAGCATCTTCTCAGAACCACCAGACTCCGAGCATGAAAACCACCAGTGGAACtcaaaccaccaccatcacagctGTGAGAACATCAACTGTCTCATCAtcaacacatgcacacagatcTACAGAAGGCACTTCCCAGAGGACATCCCCTTCAG cccctgaccctgcagtCACCTGGAGCTCCGCCACCCGATTCACAAGTCACCCCACTCCTCTGTCTGTTACCAGCACTTCTCCAACAGTCACAGGCTCCACCATGAAGGCTGAGACATCAG GTGTTCTCCTCTTCCCCTACGGGCCAAGTGCTGGAGACCAGGAGTTTGTCAGGAGGACCGTGGACTTCACCTCACCACTCTTCAAGCCCCAGATCGGCTTCCCCCTTGGCTCCTTGCTCTGGGATTCCCTCTAC TTCACAGATAATGGCCAAATCATTTTCCCGAAGTCAGACTACCAGATTTTCTCCTACCCCAACCCTCCCCTCAGAGGCTTTTCAGACTGGGACTCTGTGGCCATGGTGGCTCCATTCTGGGATGATGCTGATTTCTCCAGCAGCCGGGGAACCATATTTTACCAG GAATATGAGACTCTCTATGATGACTACAACACACTAGTGCAGAAGGTGGAGTCTTCAATTAACACGTTAACGAAAACCGGAAACTACAAAGCCAGATGGACGCTAAAGATCACTTGGGTTCATGTCCCTGCCTATCCTGCCCAGGTGACCATCGGG ACCAACACCTACCAAGCCATCCTTTCCACGGACGGGAGCAGGTCCTACGCCCTGTTTCTCTACCAAAGTGGTGGGATGCAGTGGACTGTGACCGGGCGACCAGGCAACCCTGTCCTGATGGGCTTTTCCAG TGGAGATGGGTATTTCAAAAACAGCCAGTTGACATTCCATCCAGTATGGGAGAAGTATCGTCCAGACCAATTCCTGGATTCCAACTCAG GCCTCCGGGGGCTACAGATCTACAAGCTGCACAGAGAGGAAAAGCCCAATTACCGTCTCCGGTGTCTGCAGTGGTTGAAGAGACAGCCTCAGTGGCCCAGCTGGGGCTGGAACCAGATCTCCTGCCCTTGCTCCTGGAACCAGGGAGTATTGGATTTAAGATTCCAGTCCATCAGCAGAG GCAGCAGGCAGCTGTGCAGCTTCTCCTCCTGGCGTGGGGGTGTGTGCTGCCGCTATGGACCCTGGGGAGAGCTACTCCAAGGCTGGAGAGTGCAGAGTCCTTGGCAACTTG ACCAAGAACTGGAGCTGCAAAACTGGTGTTGCCATTTCAACAGCAACCCCTCCTTCTGCGCCCTGTACCAGCTAAGGAGGCCCCCGGTCAGCTGCACCGGGTACCAGCCCTCAAGTCTTG CCTGGATGGTCGGGGACCCTCACATCACCACCTTGGATGGTGTCAATTACACCTTCAATGGGCTGGGAGACTTCCTGTTGGTCCGGACCCAGGACAGAAACTCCTCCTTCCTGCTGCAGGGCCGCACTGCACAGACACGCTCAGCAAATGCCACCAACTTCATTGGCTTTGCTGCTGAATACCGCTCCAGCAGCCTGCACCCTATCACA GTTCAATGGCTCCTTAAGCCCAATAACACAATCCATGTTCAGCTCAATAACCAGACCATAGCATTTGAGACTAACGGTGAAGATACAAAAG ACCAGGAGATCTTCAACAGCTCTGGAGTCATAATGACCCACCACGGCTCCACGGTATCAGCCAGTTTCGATGGTGCTGTGGCCATCTCCGTGCTCGCTATCTCCAACAtcctccacatctcctgcagcctTTCGAAGGGGTATCAGAACCACACTGAAGGCCTCATGG GCTTCTGGAACGGCAATCCAGATGATGACTTCAGGATGCCCAATGGCTCCACCATACCGAAAAGGAGCTCCGAGGAGATGCTTTTCCACTATGGAATGACCT GGAAAATCAACGGAACAAGCCTTTTTGGCAAGAGGGACGACAATTTGCCTTCCAGCTTCACCCCTGTCTTCCTTTCACAACTGCTGCGAAACACATCCCTGAATAAAAATTTGACCTCTTCTTGTCATGGAGATGATCAATGCATCTTTGATGTCCTGGCTACAGGAAGTGAAAAGCTCGGAAATGACACTAGGGCGATATTTAGAATCTACCAGCAGATGAACACTACCCTGA ATCGGTACCCACCCTCTATCAAGGGTCCTGATGTGATAAAAGCCTACATGGGACAGACCACAGTGGTTAATTACACCAGCGACGCTAAGGACATCACATTCACCCTCAGAGAAAACTGCACGGACTTCAAGCTCTTTG AGAATGGGACATTGCTATGGACACCAAAGCTGCTGGAACCATTTACTCTGGAGATTCTAGCAAGCAGTGACCAGGGAAGCTTGTCATCTGTACTCAAGCCAAGGACAGTGGTCTGTGAGTGCAAGGCAGAGAGCCAGTGTTTGTACAACCAGACCAGCTGGGTGAACAACTCCTCCCTGGAG GCAGCGGATTGCAAGTGCGATGGGAATACCTTCGGCCGCTACTGCAACTACTCCAAGGACCCCTGTGACGAGCAGTGCTTCCCGAATGTGAAGTGCATTTCCGGAAAGGGCTGCGAAGCCTGCCCCCCGCACCTTACTGGGGATGGACGTCACTGTGCAT CTCTGGAGAAACCCTTCCTCTGTCAGAATAAGTCCTGCCCTGAGGACTACTGCTACAACAACGGCTTCTGCTCCGTCTCCCACACTCTGGGCTGCCAGCCCGTCTGCACCTGCCCCTCGGCCTTCACCGACGCCCGCTGCTTCCTGGCTGGGAACAATTTCACTCCAACCGTCCATCAAG AGCTTCCTTTAAGGATCATCCAGCTCTCGCTCACTGAAGACGAAAATGCCTCCCAAGCAGATGTCAATGCCTCG GTGGCCTATAGACTGAAGAACCTGGAATTGTGGGCCTTTCTCTGGAACAGACAAGTGGATCAAAC TAAACCCTCAACGGCACCAGCCTCAGGAAGCTCCCTTCACCACTGGAACATCATCTCTGAGTTCCAGTACCGCCCTGAGGGCCCTGTCATTGACTTCCTGAACAACCGGCTGCTGGACGCAGTGGTGAAGGCGTTCTTACCCCCGGCTCCCCAGATGAGGGCGAAGAGAAGTGGGGGGCCCAGGAACAACGTGGCCTTCCATTCCATCTCCAGGAAGGACGTGAACAGTGTGATGGCTC TGAATGTGAGCATGCTGGCAACTTACTTGCAATGCAATGGCTACAAGGACTACCACCTGGTCTACAGCCCCCAGGGTGGCTTCACCTGCGTGTCCCCCTGCAGTCAGGGCTACTGTAAGCACGGAGGCCAGTGCCAGCACCTGCCGGATGGGCCCCGCTGCAG ctgTGTGCCCTTCTCCATCTACACGCCCTGGGGCAAGCGctgtgagcaactgagcatgaaacTCGGAGCCTTCTTCGGGATCCTCTTCGGGACCCTGGGCGCCATCTTGCTGCTGGGGGTCGCGGTGTTTGTGATCCTGCGTTTCTGGGGCTCCCGGGCCCGTTTATCCTACCGGCTGGGTCCGAGAGCTGAGGCCTCGCCCCGAACACGAACACGGGCTGCTATGGCCTAG